CGGCGCCGCCCTGATGCCGATCGGCCGGTTCGCCCGGCTGTGCAGGCTCAGCGTCAAGCAACTGCGCCACTACGACGACCTCGGGCTGCTGGAGCCGGCGCACGTGGACCCGTTCACCGGGTACCGGTACTACCGCGCCGGCCAGGCCCGCGACGCGATGTCCATCGGGCTGCTGCGCTCGCTGGACGTGCCGCTGGCGGCGATCGGCGACCTGCTCGCCGGCGCCTCGCCCGCCGACGCCCTGGGCCGGGTGCGCGACGCCATGGAGGCCGAGCTGGACAGGCGGCGCAGGGCGCTGGCCACGCTGGAGCACGTGCTGGCCGGAGGGCTGCCCGCCGTCCCGGTGCGCGTCGTCCACGAGCCCGCCCGCCGCGTGCTGGTCACCGGCGACCTCGCCGACGGGCCCGGCGACATCGGCCGGGTCACCTCGCTGTGCGTGGCCCGGCTGCCGCCCGAGCTGCGCGCCTCGATGATCGGGCTGTTCCCGATCGACCTCGGCGACCGCGTCCCGGTCACCGTGGCGGCGGTCGCCGGGCCCGGCGAGGAACGGCCGGGGCTGACCGCGCGCGTGCTGCCGGGCGGGCCGTTCGCGCGCGCCGTGCACACCGGGCCCTACGACCAGACCCCCCTGACCGCGCACGGGCTGCTGGCCTGGTGCGCCGAGCGCGGTCACCACCCGCGGGGCCCGCTGCGCGAGGTCTACGTCTCCGACCCCGCGGTCACCCCGCCCGACGAGCTGATCACCTATCTGATGG
The Sphaerisporangium krabiense genome window above contains:
- a CDS encoding MerR family transcriptional regulator, with product MDDEDGAALMPIGRFARLCRLSVKQLRHYDDLGLLEPAHVDPFTGYRYYRAGQARDAMSIGLLRSLDVPLAAIGDLLAGASPADALGRVRDAMEAELDRRRRALATLEHVLAGGLPAVPVRVVHEPARRVLVTGDLADGPGDIGRVTSLCVARLPPELRASMIGLFPIDLGDRVPVTVAAVAGPGEERPGLTARVLPGGPFARAVHTGPYDQTPLTAHGLLAWCAERGHHPRGPLREVYVSDPAVTPPDELITYLMVPLEES